From Mucilaginibacter rubeus, a single genomic window includes:
- the lpxB gene encoding lipid-A-disaccharide synthase — protein sequence MKYYLVAGEASGDLHGANLMKALKALDPQADFRFFGGDLMQAEGGTLVKHYADMAFMGFVEVVANLQTILKNMKSCKQDISAYQPDVLILIDFPGFNLKIAEYAKKQGILVCYYISPKVWAWNQKRVLKIKRIVDHLFCILPFEVAFYKEWGMDVDYVGNPLLDAVSAFKPDTDFLQKNNLSGKNIIALLPGSRKQEISRLLPDMIKASANFPEYQFVIAGAPAFQADYYAPYLNGANIPIVFNATYDLLNQAHAAIVASGTATLETALFNVPQVVVYKGGKLTIAIARILVKLKFISLVNLIMDKGVVKELIQEECTGEKISSELDQLVNNLAYRQTMLNNYDELDVRMGQPGASAKTAGLIVKYAKADK from the coding sequence ATGAAATATTACCTGGTAGCCGGCGAGGCTTCGGGCGATTTGCACGGAGCTAACTTAATGAAAGCCCTGAAAGCGCTTGACCCGCAAGCTGATTTCCGCTTTTTTGGAGGCGACCTGATGCAGGCCGAAGGCGGCACGCTGGTAAAACATTATGCCGATATGGCATTTATGGGTTTTGTTGAGGTGGTAGCTAATTTGCAGACCATCCTTAAAAACATGAAATCATGCAAACAGGATATCAGCGCTTACCAGCCAGATGTTTTGATCCTGATAGATTTCCCCGGCTTCAATCTCAAAATAGCTGAATATGCCAAAAAGCAGGGCATTTTAGTTTGTTATTACATCTCTCCTAAAGTTTGGGCCTGGAACCAAAAGCGGGTGCTTAAAATAAAACGGATTGTAGACCACTTGTTTTGTATCCTGCCTTTTGAGGTAGCATTTTATAAAGAATGGGGAATGGATGTCGATTATGTAGGCAACCCGCTGCTTGATGCCGTTTCGGCGTTTAAACCTGATACTGATTTTCTGCAGAAAAATAACCTTTCCGGTAAAAATATCATCGCGTTATTGCCAGGCAGTCGTAAGCAAGAAATTAGCCGACTATTGCCTGACATGATTAAAGCATCAGCTAATTTCCCCGAATATCAATTTGTAATTGCCGGCGCACCGGCTTTTCAAGCTGATTACTATGCGCCTTATTTAAATGGAGCGAATATCCCAATTGTATTCAATGCCACTTATGACTTGTTAAACCAGGCTCACGCAGCCATTGTAGCTTCCGGCACCGCAACGCTTGAAACCGCGCTGTTTAATGTACCACAAGTAGTAGTTTACAAAGGCGGAAAACTAACCATTGCCATCGCGCGCATACTGGTAAAACTCAAGTTTATATCCCTCGTCAATTTAATTATGGACAAAGGCGTAGTAAAAGAATTGATCCAGGAAGAATGCACTGGGGAAAAGATCAGTAGCGAGCTTGATCAGCTTGTCAACAACTTGGCTTACCGCCAAACCATGCTTAACAATTACGATGAACTTGACGTGCGTATGGGACAGCCGGGAGCGTCGGCTAAAACTGCGGGGTTGATTGTCAAGTACGCTAAGGCTGATAAATAG
- a CDS encoding universal stress protein, whose protein sequence is MKQILVATDFSKCAANAMAYAMELASILGREVCAIHAIHPTEGINNSTYNAIFIEDYYNNKREALKEWVGTYTEDSKYQNVKVTTLCDVGFLKAVITRYVEKHEVELLVMGIMGATGITGIVGSNASMVVTKIKIPTLIVPLESKFDKVPMITLATDFETRLSAIDVNALNEMIKAFGSAKMQVLYVAEKTDEQQVQVWEARLRDLIKHTELEFNYIPDSSALNGIMNFIQSHETDMLCLVKHHHNIVYRLFTRSTVNQVMNKSVKAILILHE, encoded by the coding sequence ATGAAACAGATACTGGTAGCCACCGATTTTTCAAAATGCGCGGCGAACGCGATGGCTTACGCCATGGAACTGGCCAGCATATTAGGCCGTGAAGTTTGCGCTATACATGCCATACACCCAACCGAAGGCATCAACAACAGCACCTATAACGCCATTTTTATTGAAGATTATTACAATAATAAACGAGAGGCCTTAAAAGAGTGGGTGGGCACCTATACCGAAGATAGCAAGTATCAAAACGTAAAAGTAACCACACTTTGCGATGTTGGTTTTTTAAAAGCAGTGATAACCCGCTATGTTGAAAAGCATGAGGTTGAATTGCTGGTGATGGGTATTATGGGTGCTACAGGTATTACCGGAATAGTAGGAAGTAATGCCAGTATGGTGGTAACTAAAATAAAGATCCCTACGCTGATTGTGCCGCTGGAAAGCAAGTTTGATAAGGTGCCGATGATAACCCTTGCTACCGATTTTGAAACACGCCTTTCTGCTATAGATGTTAATGCACTTAATGAAATGATTAAGGCGTTTGGCTCAGCTAAAATGCAGGTGCTTTATGTGGCCGAAAAAACCGACGAACAACAGGTGCAGGTTTGGGAGGCGCGTTTACGCGATTTGATCAAGCATACTGAGCTTGAATTTAATTATATACCGGATAGTAGTGCATTGAACGGCATTATGAATTTTATCCAGTCGCACGAAACGGATATGCTTTGTTTGGTTAAACATCATCATAATATTGTGTACCGTTTGTTTACGCGCAGCACTGTTAACCAGGTAATGAATAAATCGGTTAAGGCGATATTGATACTGCACGAGTAG
- a CDS encoding CsbD family protein, with protein sequence MDKLEIKGGWNELKGKIKQAYGDLTDDDLTWQEGKDDETLGKLQQKTGKTRDELVKWINSL encoded by the coding sequence ATGGATAAATTAGAAATAAAAGGCGGCTGGAATGAGTTAAAAGGCAAAATCAAACAAGCTTACGGCGATCTGACAGACGACGACCTGACCTGGCAGGAAGGGAAAGACGATGAAACACTTGGCAAACTCCAACAAAAAACGGGCAAAACCCGTGATGAGCTGGTGAAGTGGATAAACAGTTTATAA
- a CDS encoding DUF5074 domain-containing protein, which produces MKKTITTKLGAVAFSLLVLVASSCKKDGVGVNNNNKPLKTQSLGKYDNGFFLINEGWYGHGTGSVSFYSFATNTKQDSIFTKENPGKTLDPATSTLEYGTIFSNKLFLVSKVGGPVVVTDPYSLKELGRIAAVGGNNWQAFVGIDATKGLLSSASGIYPFDLTNYTTGAKLTSVTGSVGDMIKAGNYIFVLSQSKGVVVLNASDYSVAKTISGMVVAFTKTPDGSVWAAGGTSLIKINPATLAVTTVTLPFTANSTWFAWHPGSITASTQNNTVYIANNSTFSGATTIYRYIDGNAASLTSPFITIPAGKELYGSGIGYVPQTNQLAVTTVKSGFGVNYGVNDLYFYDLNGTQVGDLSYSGYYFPAIPVFH; this is translated from the coding sequence ATGAAAAAAACAATTACAACTAAGCTTGGCGCGGTTGCATTTTCGTTACTGGTTTTAGTGGCTTCGTCATGTAAAAAAGACGGGGTAGGGGTAAATAATAATAACAAGCCGCTCAAAACCCAGTCCTTAGGTAAGTATGATAACGGCTTTTTTTTAATTAATGAAGGCTGGTATGGTCACGGAACCGGAAGTGTAAGTTTTTATAGCTTTGCTACTAATACCAAACAGGATAGCATCTTCACTAAAGAAAATCCGGGTAAAACGCTTGATCCGGCTACTTCTACCTTAGAGTATGGAACTATATTCAGTAATAAGCTGTTCCTGGTATCAAAAGTTGGCGGCCCGGTTGTAGTTACTGATCCTTATTCGCTTAAAGAGCTTGGTCGTATTGCAGCGGTTGGCGGTAACAATTGGCAGGCTTTTGTTGGTATAGATGCAACTAAAGGCTTATTGAGTTCGGCAAGTGGTATCTATCCGTTCGATTTAACTAACTATACAACCGGCGCCAAGTTAACCAGCGTAACCGGCAGCGTTGGCGATATGATCAAAGCTGGTAACTATATTTTTGTACTGTCGCAAAGCAAAGGTGTGGTAGTACTTAATGCAAGCGATTATTCGGTTGCTAAAACTATATCGGGCATGGTAGTTGCATTTACTAAAACTCCGGATGGTTCGGTATGGGCCGCGGGTGGCACTTCGTTAATTAAGATTAACCCTGCTACTTTGGCTGTAACAACCGTTACCTTGCCATTTACCGCAAACAGCACCTGGTTTGCATGGCATCCGGGATCTATTACTGCATCAACACAAAATAACACGGTTTATATAGCTAATAACAGTACGTTTAGCGGAGCTACTACTATTTACAGGTATATAGATGGTAATGCGGCTTCATTAACAAGTCCGTTTATTACTATCCCGGCAGGTAAGGAATTATATGGCTCGGGCATTGGTTATGTGCCGCAAACCAATCAACTGGCGGTTACTACAGTAAAATCGGGTTTCGGCGTAAATTATGGTGTTAACGACCTGTATTTTTATGACCTGAACGGTACACAGGTAGGTGATCTGAGTTATTCTGGTTACTATTTCCCGGCTATTCCGGTGTTTCATTAA
- a CDS encoding YncE family protein — protein MKKLKTALYLPVALFMVLLATSCRKAPQVIPEQVETIFAPDPSSTIKGMYLLNEGNMNMNKASLDFVDFRTGVYKRNIYNEANPSVTKGLGDVGNDIGIYGSKMYVVVNISNKVEVLDVKTAKKLAQIDITNCRYVTFHKNKAYVSAYLGKVGDPKAPNGIVAEIDTTSLQIERKVTVGRQPEEMAIVGEKLYIANSGGYSPPDYERTVSVIDLTSFTELKRIDVAINLDRLKADKYGDIYVTSRGDYYTIPSKLFVIDTQTDTIKKTFDIAASNLWIDDDTAYIYSTEWSYPQQKNTISYTMLNVKDETVLSSKFITDGTDKKIVVPYGIAVNPVTKDVFVTDAGNYVASGTLYCFDKNGHLKWQVQAGDIPAHVAFVY, from the coding sequence ATGAAAAAACTAAAAACAGCCCTATATCTACCCGTTGCCCTGTTTATGGTATTGCTTGCGACATCATGCCGCAAGGCACCGCAAGTAATACCCGAACAGGTTGAAACAATCTTTGCACCCGATCCCTCAAGTACCATCAAGGGCATGTATCTGCTTAACGAGGGGAATATGAACATGAATAAGGCTTCGCTGGATTTTGTAGACTTCCGTACCGGCGTTTACAAGCGTAATATTTATAACGAGGCCAATCCATCGGTCACCAAAGGTTTGGGCGATGTTGGTAACGATATCGGTATATACGGCTCGAAAATGTATGTGGTTGTTAACATCTCCAACAAGGTAGAAGTACTGGATGTTAAAACCGCTAAGAAATTGGCCCAGATAGATATTACCAATTGCCGTTACGTAACCTTTCATAAGAATAAGGCATATGTTAGCGCATACCTCGGTAAGGTTGGTGACCCCAAAGCCCCCAATGGTATAGTTGCCGAAATTGATACCACCAGTTTACAGATTGAACGAAAAGTTACCGTTGGCCGTCAGCCTGAAGAAATGGCCATTGTTGGCGAAAAGCTATACATAGCAAACTCAGGCGGTTATAGTCCGCCGGATTATGAGCGTACAGTTTCGGTGATTGACCTAACTTCCTTTACTGAGCTTAAGCGGATAGATGTAGCTATCAACCTGGATAGGTTAAAGGCCGATAAATACGGTGATATCTACGTTACCTCGCGCGGCGATTATTATACCATTCCTTCTAAGTTGTTTGTCATCGATACCCAAACAGACACTATCAAAAAAACATTCGATATAGCTGCAAGCAATCTTTGGATAGATGATGATACGGCCTATATCTACAGCACCGAATGGAGCTATCCGCAGCAAAAAAATACCATTAGCTACACCATGCTCAACGTTAAGGACGAAACCGTGCTGAGTAGCAAATTTATTACCGATGGTACCGATAAAAAAATAGTAGTTCCTTATGGCATAGCCGTTAACCCAGTCACCAAGGATGTTTTTGTGACCGATGCGGGTAACTACGTTGCTTCAGGCACGCTTTATTGCTTCGACAAAAATGGCCACCTGAAATGGCAGGTCCAGGCAGGTGATATCCCCGCCCACGTGGCCTTTGTTTACTAA
- a CDS encoding inorganic phosphate transporter → MHFSIPAVILPFLGQVDLSGYLLTVFLLCILAVIGFEFVNGFHDTANAVATVIYTKALRPIYAIPWSGFWNFLGVCLGGVTVAMGILKLVPLDTLMTLPVSVGACLVLAVLLSSIVWNLGTWYLGIPCSSSHTMIGAMIGGGLAFTFYYNGPGVNWSKAGEIGSSLILSPLIGFGAAALLMLFLKHVTKSHSLFHIPSGENDRPPIHIRLLLVTTCTLVSFFHGSNDGQKGVGLFMLILIAFLPARFAVNHAVPDSKVLSTLNQTEQVVNARLANNSEKKPVLTELKTAIDQTKASLAQKNEKEVAKTYRYRKQVEGIIKDIRAVIKDPAASLEAKDKEVLTNAANELEHVTDFAPVWVIAIISLSLGVGTMIGWKRIVVTIGEKIGNEHLNYAQGATSEIVAASTIGLSTGFGLPVSTTHVLSSGIAGAMVASGGKGNLNNGTLKNIALAWVLTLPVAIILAFLLFMLFHLFI, encoded by the coding sequence ATGCATTTTTCAATCCCCGCGGTTATACTCCCCTTCCTTGGCCAGGTGGATCTGAGTGGTTATCTGCTCACAGTTTTTCTTCTTTGTATCCTGGCAGTTATTGGTTTTGAGTTTGTAAATGGTTTTCATGATACAGCCAATGCCGTAGCTACGGTTATTTATACCAAGGCTCTTCGGCCAATTTACGCTATTCCGTGGTCGGGCTTCTGGAACTTTTTAGGGGTTTGTCTTGGCGGTGTTACCGTAGCCATGGGTATTTTAAAGCTGGTGCCTTTAGATACGCTGATGACCCTGCCAGTAAGTGTTGGCGCCTGCCTGGTACTTGCGGTACTGTTGTCATCTATTGTTTGGAATTTGGGTACCTGGTATCTGGGGATCCCATGTTCGAGTTCGCATACTATGATTGGCGCCATGATTGGCGGCGGACTTGCCTTTACATTTTACTATAATGGTCCGGGTGTAAACTGGAGTAAGGCCGGCGAAATAGGTTCATCGCTGATCCTGTCGCCGCTAATTGGTTTCGGCGCGGCGGCATTGCTGATGTTGTTCCTGAAGCATGTTACCAAATCGCATTCATTATTTCATATTCCCAGCGGCGAAAACGACAGGCCGCCAATACATATCCGCCTTTTGCTGGTTACTACCTGTACGCTGGTAAGCTTTTTTCATGGTAGTAATGACGGACAAAAAGGTGTAGGCTTATTTATGCTGATCCTGATCGCTTTTTTACCGGCACGTTTTGCGGTAAATCATGCGGTGCCGGATAGCAAGGTTTTATCAACGTTAAACCAAACAGAGCAGGTTGTTAATGCCCGGCTCGCCAATAACAGCGAAAAGAAACCCGTTTTAACCGAACTGAAGACCGCTATTGATCAAACCAAAGCATCCCTGGCCCAAAAAAATGAAAAAGAGGTAGCAAAAACTTACCGTTACCGTAAACAGGTTGAAGGCATTATTAAAGATATAAGAGCGGTAATTAAAGATCCGGCGGCAAGCCTTGAAGCTAAAGATAAAGAAGTGCTTACCAACGCGGCTAATGAGCTTGAGCATGTAACAGATTTTGCCCCGGTATGGGTTATTGCTATTATCTCGCTTTCGTTAGGCGTGGGTACCATGATAGGCTGGAAAAGAATTGTAGTTACCATTGGCGAAAAGATAGGTAACGAGCATTTGAATTATGCCCAAGGCGCAACCTCGGAGATTGTGGCAGCATCAACCATAGGTTTAAGTACAGGTTTTGGTTTGCCGGTAAGTACAACGCACGTATTATCGAGCGGTATAGCCGGGGCCATGGTTGCATCGGGCGGGAAAGGAAATTTAAACAACGGCACGCTTAAAAACATCGCTTTAGCATGGGTACTTACTTTGCCGGTTGCGATAATTTTAGCATTTTTATTATTCATGCTTTTTCATTTGTTTATATAA
- a CDS encoding cell surface protein — translation MKKQQLKSLLLLGVLCAFAWASCKKDKVTAAGPQEAPIRPTTASSNAYVTTLFDFNPAPGQFTNTGLGDTTAAKGTLKTDQGLVSLGGWGGYIVVGFDHTVLNADGKTDFVVYGNAFAQFAEPGVIWVMQDKNGNGLPDDTWYEIKGSAFYKDGYTRNYSVTYTRPACDTCSVPWKDNKGNTGVIQTNMFHSQAYYPIGLKTNTYTLTGSLLPSSNINMDDPTYITSASFDYGYADNTGGGDKIDISSAMDDKGNKVNLKGIDFIKVQTGILANMGWLGEQSTEFTGAADLSLLK, via the coding sequence ATGAAGAAACAACAACTTAAATCATTATTGCTATTGGGTGTCCTTTGCGCTTTTGCCTGGGCGTCCTGTAAAAAAGATAAAGTTACCGCTGCTGGTCCGCAGGAAGCGCCTATTCGCCCTACAACAGCATCGAGTAATGCATATGTAACCACACTTTTTGATTTTAATCCGGCCCCCGGGCAATTTACTAATACTGGTTTGGGTGATACTACTGCTGCCAAAGGCACACTAAAAACCGATCAGGGGCTTGTAAGTCTCGGCGGTTGGGGAGGCTATATTGTTGTAGGTTTTGACCATACTGTATTAAATGCTGATGGCAAAACCGATTTTGTTGTTTATGGTAACGCCTTTGCCCAGTTTGCCGAGCCAGGAGTGATTTGGGTGATGCAGGATAAGAATGGCAACGGCCTGCCTGATGATACCTGGTACGAGATCAAGGGCAGCGCTTTTTATAAGGATGGTTATACGCGCAATTATTCGGTAACCTACACCCGCCCGGCATGTGATACCTGTAGCGTGCCATGGAAAGATAACAAGGGTAATACCGGCGTAATCCAGACTAATATGTTCCACTCTCAGGCTTATTATCCTATCGGTCTTAAAACCAATACCTATACTTTAACAGGAAGCCTGCTGCCATCAAGTAACATCAATATGGATGATCCTACTTACATCACCAGCGCGTCGTTTGATTATGGCTACGCCGATAACACTGGCGGTGGCGACAAAATTGACATCAGTAGCGCTATGGATGATAAAGGCAATAAGGTAAATCTGAAGGGGATCGATTTTATCAAAGTGCAAACCGGCATCCTGGCCAATATGGGCTGGCTGGGCGAGCAATCTACTGAATTTACCGGCGCTGCCGATCTGAGTCTGCTCAAATAA
- a CDS encoding MFS transporter has translation MSSTHTEKQHPHLTPLTLWIMTIATGLVVANIYYNQPLLADMAHDFGVSDKKAQQISLFTQIGYATGLLFIVPLADMLKRKRLILIDFVLVILSLLGSALAPSVNIVMIAGFLVGVSSVIPQLLIPMAAHLAKPHERGKKIGFVMSGLLIGILLSRTLSGFIGEHFGWRSMYYIAAGLMLLIWLMIFLFLPELEPDYKGNYGKLMKSLIHLVKTQPKLRLAAFRGALCFACFSAFWTTLVFLLKEPQFNEGSAAAGMFGLVGAFGAVAVGFMGRLSDKMDAYKLSIYTLSLILISFIVFYFSSHSIVGLIIGVILLDMGVQATHISNQSIIFALIPEARNRINTVYMVSYFIGGALGTFFASLVWKNYAWNGVCAIGVVLSVIVIIVHLLNYRKPSADVTDVR, from the coding sequence ATGTCTTCAACTCATACTGAAAAACAACATCCGCACCTTACGCCATTAACCTTATGGATCATGACCATAGCTACAGGTTTAGTGGTGGCAAACATATACTACAACCAACCTTTACTGGCCGATATGGCGCACGATTTTGGCGTAAGCGACAAAAAAGCGCAGCAAATATCGCTTTTTACACAGATAGGTTATGCTACAGGACTATTATTTATAGTGCCCCTGGCGGATATGCTTAAGCGTAAGCGACTTATTTTGATAGATTTTGTGTTGGTGATCCTGTCTCTATTGGGCAGTGCCCTTGCTCCATCGGTAAATATAGTTATGATAGCCGGTTTCCTGGTGGGTGTATCATCTGTAATTCCGCAGTTGTTGATCCCTATGGCTGCGCATCTGGCTAAACCGCACGAACGGGGAAAGAAGATAGGCTTTGTGATGAGTGGTTTATTGATAGGTATTTTACTTTCGCGTACATTAAGTGGTTTTATAGGCGAGCATTTTGGCTGGCGAAGCATGTATTATATAGCCGCAGGCTTAATGTTGCTTATTTGGCTGATGATTTTTTTGTTTTTGCCCGAATTAGAACCCGATTATAAAGGAAATTACGGCAAATTGATGAAATCATTGATCCATTTGGTGAAAACTCAACCTAAATTGAGGCTTGCCGCTTTTAGAGGTGCTTTGTGCTTTGCCTGTTTCAGCGCGTTTTGGACAACCCTGGTGTTCCTGCTAAAAGAGCCGCAGTTTAACGAAGGGAGCGCGGCAGCAGGGATGTTTGGCCTTGTAGGTGCCTTCGGCGCGGTGGCCGTTGGTTTTATGGGAAGGTTGAGCGATAAAATGGATGCTTATAAACTATCTATCTATACGCTGTCCCTCATCCTGATCTCATTTATTGTATTCTATTTTTCAAGTCATAGCATAGTAGGCCTAATTATCGGAGTTATTTTGCTGGATATGGGCGTACAGGCTACGCATATCTCCAACCAGTCTATCATTTTTGCCTTAATTCCCGAAGCCCGTAACCGGATCAATACAGTATACATGGTGTCTTATTTTATAGGCGGGGCTTTAGGTACATTTTTCGCCAGCCTGGTTTGGAAAAACTATGCCTGGAATGGGGTGTGCGCTATAGGTGTAGTACTATCGGTAATAGTGATCATAGTGCATTTGTTAAACTACAGGAAACCGTCCGCTGATGTAACTGATGTTCGCTAA
- the surE gene encoding 5'/3'-nucleotidase SurE, whose product MKVTKPTILVVNDDGITAPGIKALMDAMAEIGRVVVVAPDSPQSGMGHAITIGKPLRLDQVDIYEGIEMYRCSGTPVDCVKLAVNKIFKGQKPDLCVSGINHGLNNSINVLYSGTMSAAVEGAIEGIPSIGFSLDDYTLQADFEPCIKFVKELALQVLANGLPQASLLNVNFPNTKNIKGIKICRQAAAKWAEEFDERVDPHKRPYYWLTGVFQLNDGGEDTDVWALEQGYASVVPVQFDMTAHHVIPYLNNWKFNI is encoded by the coding sequence ATGAAAGTTACCAAACCCACCATACTTGTAGTAAATGACGATGGCATTACCGCGCCGGGCATCAAAGCCCTGATGGATGCCATGGCCGAAATTGGCCGTGTTGTAGTAGTTGCTCCAGACAGTCCGCAATCGGGCATGGGGCATGCCATTACCATTGGCAAACCACTGCGGCTTGACCAGGTTGACATTTATGAAGGTATTGAAATGTACCGCTGCTCGGGCACCCCGGTTGATTGCGTAAAGCTTGCGGTTAACAAGATTTTTAAAGGCCAAAAGCCGGATCTTTGCGTTTCGGGTATCAATCATGGCTTGAATAACTCCATTAATGTGCTTTACTCGGGTACGATGTCGGCGGCTGTTGAGGGGGCTATTGAAGGTATTCCATCAATTGGTTTTTCGTTAGATGATTATACATTACAGGCCGATTTTGAACCCTGCATCAAGTTTGTAAAAGAATTGGCCTTACAGGTACTGGCCAATGGCTTACCGCAGGCCAGCTTGTTAAACGTAAACTTCCCGAATACCAAAAATATTAAAGGCATTAAAATTTGCAGACAGGCAGCCGCAAAATGGGCCGAAGAATTTGATGAGCGTGTTGATCCGCATAAAAGGCCTTATTACTGGCTTACCGGTGTCTTTCAACTTAATGATGGCGGCGAGGATACCGATGTTTGGGCGTTAGAACAAGGTTATGCTTCGGTTGTGCCTGTACAGTTTGATATGACGGCCCACCACGTTATCCCTTACTTAAACAACTGGAAGTTCAACATATAA
- a CDS encoding Uma2 family endonuclease gives MADKKITLDEYMAMPIGAPYQYINGFLIDWPSRTVPHQIAFGNFVAAIINYEDKIQNRGIYLIGPIEVILDDKNSYQPDFIYIAKERRDILKDYIYGAPDLVVEILWEKNAYYDLRPKKDIYEKYGVKEYIIIDPIQQNADLYMLKDGAYILGQKAQLGGVLKSLLLPGFDIEVSKLFQ, from the coding sequence ATGGCGGATAAAAAGATTACCCTTGATGAATATATGGCAATGCCAATCGGGGCTCCATATCAGTACATAAATGGTTTTCTTATTGACTGGCCTTCAAGAACGGTTCCTCATCAAATTGCTTTCGGGAATTTTGTTGCCGCCATAATAAATTATGAAGATAAAATACAAAACAGAGGTATCTATCTAATTGGTCCGATAGAAGTGATATTGGACGATAAAAACTCTTATCAGCCTGATTTTATTTATATTGCTAAAGAGCGACGGGACATTCTGAAAGATTATATCTATGGAGCACCAGATTTAGTAGTAGAGATTTTGTGGGAGAAAAATGCATACTATGATCTTCGTCCCAAAAAAGATATCTACGAAAAATACGGTGTAAAAGAATACATCATCATAGATCCTATTCAACAGAATGCCGATTTGTATATGTTGAAAGATGGGGCCTATATTCTTGGGCAAAAGGCACAGCTGGGTGGGGTGCTTAAATCTTTACTGTTGCCTGGTTTTGATATTGAGGTATCTAAACTTTTTCAATAA